Part of the Amia ocellicauda isolate fAmiCal2 chromosome 18, fAmiCal2.hap1, whole genome shotgun sequence genome, tatatatatatatatacacacttgaagcattcattttataaattaaaatacatataattcaATGTTTAAAAGACATCTTCAACAGGACTGAGAATTGGTCTGGTATGGCGCAGTGGTTTTACAGGATTCGTCTTCATCAACATCTTAGAATGCGATTGTAAACCAGTAAATATGTACGCTGTAGTTAATCTGTACTAAGTGTGAGTTGTATTTTTCTTGCCTCTTCTGGAAGTTATACAGATTTCCTAACCGCGGAGATATTGTAAAACTAATACGTAACATTAAGATCTTATTGTTCTAAGATCTTATAAGATATTCTCGCACATGAAGATTAACATCTttaccagaaaaaaaaataacagctaCTGCTGTCTGTTAACAACGATCACACCATTACGAAATAGCTCGTTAATGCTGTAGGGCAAAGATCTCGGACTACCTGAAGAACGTGAAACGACTTTTTACTTAAAAGCGAAATGGTTGCAATATCAGTCTCCCACATAGCTCTACAAATCCATGGGATAAACATTACCAGGCTGTGCTTTTTATCAAGTCCCTGGCAGTATTAATatcaaattgttttaaattagtaaaaagaacaaaaccGTAAGACTCTAGACCACATGGCCCATTTTCACAAAGGCTTATGGATGCGTtttaggtttgtttgttttttattattgcacCGATTCTTTCTTTGCCAGAATTTAAAGCTTTTAAGCCCttttctgtttagtttttttaccgatttattgtttgtttgtttttttaattcttagGCACTGACATTccaaatgcatacattttgaTTGAAATCATTGTATATGGTACCTTGACCCTTCCTAAAGTGAGAACATGGTTTGATTACATCATATCCAAAGGgttaaggaaagaaaaagttGTGAAGCATCAAAGTGTTACCTGTTGAAGTTTTGTAAAGATTTTTCAATAAAGTGAATCGTGTCATCGGGTATAGAATACCACACTTCTCACAACACGTTACTTTGGGTGGAAACAAAATGAACGAAAGAATGCTTATTACAGATATTCCTTATTTTACAACCACGTATTTGGGAGTTAAATCATATTAATTCATTCCAAAACATTGAGAACATCTGTATTATCATGAATACCaataaaaccctgcaaaagACTAAAAACCACAATTGAATAGTccttacagcatgtttccattttgaatgttaAATACCAGTGCTTCATGTGGTACTTTttacttgtatttgttttatttcgtCAAGATGTGACACCTCCAGGGAATATCGCTGCCTCCACAGAAAACGAAAAATAtctaaacaatattttaaaaaataaaataaaaatctctgaTCATGATTTAAATGGAAGCGAAGATGAATAACAGAAATCTCCAAGGAGTGCAGTGATTAAACTGAATGGGGAAGGGGGGTTCTCCTACAAGCAGGGTTACCACGTTATGTCTTCATTCATCTCCGACAAGCACTGGGCGAGATGGCTGTCACAATCCATTTGGGTGAAACTAGGAGACAAGAGAGGTACCACATTATTTCATTTTCCTTCCCCAAAATATCCTTGCAGCTTACAACATCTTAATCAAACACTTAAAGAAGGAGCAGTTTCATTAGGATTTGATGCATCAAATACGTCAAGTGACTATTTACAGACTTGGCTGATATACAGGATTTCACCTCCCAAAGCTTTTCTACTGCACTCTGACGAAAGTGTCCAAGGTTATTAAAACTGTTCCAGAATGAAGTATAAAATAAGCATTTATAGAATGTGAATATTACTGCACAATTAAAAGAGATGGCTCCTTTTACAGAAgtgtttatttctatttttaaatagcagtgggattgttttttttctatccACTTTGTAATTAGCCATTTTTTTAAAACCAGGTCAAAGTGTCCTGTCAATCCAATCTCACACATCGCAGGCAGGCACTGTCATACGTGTCACTGTTTAACGGGTTTTGCTGCACCCCTAATGCTGCatcctgtatgtatgtaggttcatgcatttttaaaacgGTTTACTAATCGCTTTTTAGAACCATGCTGAGATTTCACCCACTCCTTTAGCCTGAGGGCAAAATGCGGGCAGGAGGCCCAAACCAGGAAAGCTGAAGagtgagagggggagagagtgcaAGGGAGAAATAGAGcagatttttaataatatacttTCCAAGAACCCCTAGACCCCGATTGCTGAATGATTTTACAGTTAAAGCTCTCACATTTTATAGACGGCAAGTCCCCTCCCGCTCGTGCTCTCCCTTTTCCCCTCTTGCAGACAAGGGTACTCATTGTCCGCATCTGTTAATGCTAGAATGTGTACAGCAACTTTGTGTGCCTGGGCCAAGATACACAGCACTCACTGGAACCGGGACGGTGCTGCGCAGCCCGTGCCGAGTGCCAGAGCGCCGGCTTTACAATGTCTGCCTTGTTTGGAGGCCAGTGTAATAGCCAGCATAGTGCagctcattttcttttttttatatatatatatataataatttttcCTCCTGCTAATTGCATGGCTTTGACTGCTTTCGCCATCGTCTTTAcatattgcttttttgtttttatttccctctaCAGAAGAATTAAAAGGTTCTTACTTTTACATCACTAAAATACTGTGTGCAGGTGCATGAATACTGATACACATATGGCAAATATATTgatctataaataaaaaaagtcttCAGCTGTGTTGCTGCGTTTGAGTAATAAAGCTGAAGACCTATGATGCACACATGTAGAGAACACTGCATCACTAAGTCATTAAAATTGAGACCAAAATACCAGAAAGTCATTTGGAATCCAAAAACAcctcaaaacaaacaacaaaaatagcaGTTACTAAAGCACTGAACATGCCGTAACCACAGAAACAAGAgaggatagaaaaaaaaaaaggtcactTTTTGTTTCAGAGAGATTGTTCGCCAGTATGCTGCAGCCTGTTTCGTGGAATTGGTTTATGGTCCTTTCCTGAATTTATACCACACTTATGAATACAACACTTACATTAGGCCTTACTGTCGTGGTTTTATAGTGCAATGAACAGTTTAAATCACTCCCCGTTTTTCAGTAAGGCTACGCTCCAAACATCTCCACTGGATTTAATAAATTTACCCTCACTGCCTCCAATTCCCCAAACTAAAGCTAAAGGAAGTAGTTTTCCTTGACTGTGCAAAAGATGACAGGAGGCAGTCATAGTGTCTGAATATTTGTGGGGCCAGATCAAAAATTAAAAAGCTTCTGTGTCACGGGGCCAATCAAAAACTCAcccattttaaaaattatttcaAAAAAGATGTAGAAGATTTGGATCACTTGAGAGATGGCATTGGCATAAAGAGGTTCTTACATGCAACAAGCTCATGAAAGAAGTGAAATTTATCAGGCCAAGTAAGTACCAATACAGGATATGTTTGTATAATGGTGTTGCATCAAATGGAGCTGTTCAGTATGATGACTCATCTAATGGACATAAATTCAAATCAAGTTCTGCCCTGGTGGTTAATGGGTGGTTTCGGATTGTAAAAGCTAAAAGTAATGCAAAACAGATCTATTACAGGCTATAGTATTAGGCGATACTGCTTACAATGCCAACCTCCCAATAGATTTTACAAGTACATTTATGCTTTGTATAAATAAGCCTTTAAGCCAGTGGTTTGTGGAATGGTTTGTCATTTTAAGCTGTGTGGAGGAATGTGCAGAGGAATCTTCAGGACGGATCCTCTGGAGAAATTGTAAATATGCTTGGAGATATGCTTTGTGTAGTTTCTCTCTAAAAGGACTGTATTGACTGGGCTCATACAAAAGACGCCAATTTGCATATAAAACAGAATTGGATTTTTAATAGATCAGTTTCAGTTGTGATGCGCAGCCGGATAAATGCTGATTAACGACAACAGAGGGAAGATCCAATTgtgcaaatgcattacataCCTTTAAATAGGAATGATAGAAATTATGTAATCTAACCGAAAGGGCAAACGATGGAACAGGCTTCCTTTTTAAGAGGTTTCCCCACTTGTCTTCACCTCTTCACGTAAAAAGGTAACATGTGCGAATTATCAGTGTATtccatttagaaataaatataaagataaGCCCACGAAGCTCGACTTTATACAGCGCTTTGGCCAGTAGAGATGAAATTCAGCCAGCGAACAGGATTAGAGGGGTAAAACATTCTAATGTCTTTAAGAGGCTGGAAGAGCGGAGGCAATGCAAAAATCAATAGCGCTTTAAAGACGCGGATTCAAGGGTATTTCAGAGATCATTTTCAAGGTAAATCTGCTTTAATCTCCCTCACAGCAGCCAGAACTCATCATGATAATTTACATTTGCAAGTCTGCCAGCCATCCCAAGGGAAGACTTACTGGTCAGAACAAGCGAGCTTAATCCGGGGAGAGCCAGTCACAGTTCTTACGGTGATCTAACATTCAGATGCTGTCCTATTTTTACACTGTGTTTCtatgtgggtgtgtgcgtgtggacATGCGTAAAACAATGGCATGTTGTAGAGTGCACTTTTGTTTAGGCATAAGAAGATGGATTCATTTTATAGAATATGACCATATTAATCAAATCCCCAGCCTAACTGAAAAGTCAATTTGAAGCAATTCCATTCTATAGCCTGCCTTCATGCCTTTAAAGCATTAAAGCTGCATCATGTGCTGTTGACAATGTATGCAAAATGTCAACCCTTTACAGTAATTCTAATAGATTTAATAGGCCTGATAGTTTTCACCTTTTAAAGGAAATAAAGTGCACGCCTTGCATAAATGTCAAGACCGTTGTTAGCTTGGCTTGCATATAATTTTCTTTCTTCATCTACCCTTTCTCTGCCTTCTGTCCATCTCTACAGTACAGTCACCTGCTCCCAAGGCTCCCAGCCTTAATATTTAATAaacgttaaaaaaaacaagtccTTTTTTATCTTTGTCATGAGTGAGGATCTCATCCAAACAGCTGTTTCAGCGCAAGAACTGAAGCAACACGTAACTGACAAAGTTAAAGCACTGGGAAGCCTTGGCTTTTTTCATTTACTGTTCAAAAGCAAGTTTCCATGagtgccccccctccccatccaGATGTGCTTGTTTCAGGAGTCCCCTTCACTCCCCAGTCAGGGATGTTCTCATTTCTGCCTCTGGTGCCCAATCCACCAGATTTCTATAGCATTTTTTCCAAATGCCTTGACATTACACTCTCTTTTGTCATCATAGCTGGATTTCTAATGCAGTCTGAATTTCACGTTCTGATCCCCTGTGATTTTAATCTCCTGAATATAGTTTGACTTAAAGCATTATTTTACGGCCTGCTACCTAACAAACTTGACATTCTGACTTTTTCATTATTAAAGCAGAGGTTTTTCTTTCCAAAAAGGGTTGGACAGTATAGACAGGCGATCAGGTCAGGCGATCAGGTCAGCTGGATGGACTTAAAATGTTCCGTTGTTTGAGAGAATTAATTTCTCTACATTGAAAAAAGGTTTTCtctcatttgtttttcagtggTTTCTTAATGGGGCCacttctgtaaaaataaataaataaaccactaAATGATTCACTTTGTGTTCcttattttcacacagagagctgCAGTGAATAGCAGACAGTGATTAGAAAGACCAACTGTCTGGTCTTCAGATGCAGGTGTGAGgttttcaatttaaatgaaGTAGCAGCTCTAGGCATCCCTCTCCGCATGAGCAACCGAACAGGCAGACTGGTAATCCAGGCTCCGTGGCAATGGGACTCAGTGTGTCAGACTGCGAATCCTTCAAAGCGGATTGTTTCGTCAAAGTGTTGTTgtgagattttattttgttcatttacTTATGTATTTCTTCACATGGTACAAGTGAAAACCAGTCTGGGTCCCGGGGAGATTTACATTGCTGAATTGTTAGCAAAGGGGAGCATTTCTCAGATGAGCTGACGAGGTAAACTTTCTATCCCAGGCTTCACACACACTACCTGCGCTGGTAATTGGAAACAGACTGCGAGAGTGTTGAAAGCATTTGGCTAttccaaaaatgtaattaatctaaTGTTCCTTATTTCCTGGAAATATTTAATCAGAGAAAACAGATCCTTCATCCTGTATCAATTTCATGGTCTATTAGATATTCATATTCGTTATTACAGCCTCATGAGGGAGACTActctaagaaaaataatgtgtgtTACTGGGTCAGAAAGCACCACGTGTTTACTTAGTACTGTACCTGTTAATACTGTGCATCCTACACAGTGTGGGAATAGCTGCTCCTGCATTTTTCAGACACAATAACAGCAGAAATATACATGGGGGGGAAAAACTGTATACATATTCATTTTCTCTGTCTGATTGTTGTTTCTAAttaatgcatgtgtgtatgtgtgagtaaACACTATTTATAATCCACTAACTGTAGAGATGGATGTGTGTTTAGGAGTTTTAAAGCATTGGGTTTCAAATATTGTTTGCCAAGctttgtactgtgtgtgtgtatgtgtggcgTCGCTGTCTGGGTCCACCACAACCCACGAGTTCAAAAAGATGATGAACAAAGCTCTTACCCAGCAGGAAACGGTACAAGGCACATGGGGCAGCTCTGTATGATTGCACCTCCACCTGAATTCCCATCAGCGCTTCCATTATTAGAGGCATTATCCTTCTTACATTGAGCCGCCTTGTAACAACCCTCTTCCGTGGGGCATTTTGCCAGAGCAGTCTCCTCTGTCATAATACAGCTGTCAAAATCTCTCTCCCCGTGCGCAGGTAGCTTCCTTTTGATCAAATCTTCCTTCACTTCCCCATTTTGGGCTTTCTCTAACAAGCAAGGCCCTGCAGTGCTATTCTCCTCACGTCGGCGCTGATCCCCTGCCTCAGTAGCCGCCCGAGCCCTGTCAGTCGATGCGCTCTGCGGTCTCCCTCCTGTCGGCCTTGATGATGGTGAGGGTTTATGTAGGTGCTGCTGCCCCGTTTCATTTCTGTGATTGCTTTTGCAAGTCTCGTTATTTCTCAGAGCTGTTCCCTCTAAGGTGGATGGCGGTTCTTTAGCATGCTTCTCTCGACTCCTGTTAAGCTGATGACTGCCATGTTGAACAACCATCTCCTCCTCCACTGAAGCTTGGACTTGTTCTACAGGCTTGGCGCAGGGGTCAGCATCCACGTCTGTTCGGGCATCTGGTTGAGGAACTGAGGGGAATGCACTGCATTCTTCACTAAGTCTCTCGCAGGTCTTCCATTTCGAGCGCTGCTCTTTGGGATATCTCTATGTAAAAACGAGATCAAATCAAGTAAACCTTTAAAACCATGTTATAACACTTCTATCCCCTCTAATTCAACTGCaatctatttttttcttcctgataTATAAGGGTCAAGTCTCACACAGCCCTTGTAACACTCCATAAAGGTCGGAAGGGAAGGTTAATGAAAGCAGCGACTTTCTAATATGTAGAAGTCTTTGACTGTTTGAAGCAATGAATGGAAAATCTATATATTTCTTGCTTATGTATGTTCATTTCAAACCTTTAAAGTACTAATGCATCTACATCATTAAGCAGCAAAACTTAGAATTAATAACAGGTTATTTAATCTAACATTTATATGAAAGAAGCCCATTTGAACCATCAGATGAACCTAGTTACAAATCGCACTCAGTGGTGACGTACGTCCCACACGTGCCATTATGCTGATCACCGATGCTGCTTGCATGTCGTTAAGACTGACAACATTCAGATTTCAAAACCAGTGAGGAAATTATTCCAGTGTCCTCCTCACTTTGGTTGGTAATGATGCTTTGAATGATGTCACAGACGGCTTAATCATGcacgaaaaacaaaacagccacAGGAGTGTTTACTGTCCATTAAGGCCAAGAGAAGTGACTTATATTTTAAAGAACCTGGAGCTGTTATGTCTTTGgcatttaaaatagaaaaaaaaaaaaatgttttcagattGCAGTTCCAATGGCAATGATTTCATCACACTGCTCTATTATAGCCTTTACCATATGCCCGTCACATCAGTCTGCTGCAGGAGGGTTACATCAGACTGTGTCTGAACAAGTTTCCTCTTGATGTGCcctaaaatacataatttaacaaatacAAGTTTGCATCAGCCACCTGTCAAACTGATCGGTTCATCTGGTATACATGCCCCAGAACTGCCACTTGTACCACGCTTACAGCATCTCGCAGAGACACTTGCCCCTGACAATGCAGGCCACACATTGCCGAGTGTCTTCGGTTTTGTCTTCAAgttactgctttaaaaaaaacaagaaaacattgaTCAGCTTGAAAGACAACGGTAACACACCTGAGGCACAGACGACGGGAAGTCGGGCACGGTTTCCCACCCTTCCCGTCTCAGGTCTGGGAATGCAGACTTCAGTAGGAAAGCCCATAACTTCTCTGTCTCGCCGAGGTCATCTTTCTCCCACCACAGATCGGTACGGGTGCTGAAATGACTGAAATAACACCACAAATTCATATGTTCTGGCGGTcaatgttgagagaacattcgcgttgaaaaaaattaaattattctctggtttatggaaaaacaaaagaaagaaaacttttTGTCTGGGTTTATAATACTAGCTTACTTTGAATTCACACCACTTGTAGGAGGCTCTGATATGCCGGTGATTGTATTTGATTGTTTAAGAAATGTGATCATGTACAACACTAGGGTCGCTC contains:
- the LOC136713973 gene encoding uncharacterized protein LOC136713973 isoform X2 produces the protein MLDPRQIHAITNRFTSLIMLLKRCSSYLQSHNKRKQLPSWHHFSTRTDLWWEKDDLGETEKLWAFLLKSAFPDLRREGWETVPDFPSSVPQRYPKEQRSKWKTCERLSEECSAFPSVPQPDARTDVDADPCAKPVEQVQASVEEEMVVQHGSHQLNRSREKHAKEPPSTLEGTALRNNETCKSNHRNETGQQHLHKPSPSSRPTGGRPQSASTDRARAATEAGDQRRREENSTAGPCLLEKAQNGEVKEDLIKRKLPAHGERDFDSCIMTEETALAKCPTEEGCYKAAQCKKDNASNNGSADGNSGGGAIIQSCPMCLVPFPAGFTQMDCDSHLAQCLSEMNEDITW
- the LOC136713973 gene encoding uncharacterized protein LOC136713973 isoform X1; translation: MFVVFAESQQKKTATFLAVSSLILHECLPGWFCPLQITTANMSQEKPAKLKLKRKKHYFQVAKDGRDPGGGDTGAPGESSAPGRPSCRDTGEGGPAAASGNHFSTRTDLWWEKDDLGETEKLWAFLLKSAFPDLRREGWETVPDFPSSVPQRYPKEQRSKWKTCERLSEECSAFPSVPQPDARTDVDADPCAKPVEQVQASVEEEMVVQHGSHQLNRSREKHAKEPPSTLEGTALRNNETCKSNHRNETGQQHLHKPSPSSRPTGGRPQSASTDRARAATEAGDQRRREENSTAGPCLLEKAQNGEVKEDLIKRKLPAHGERDFDSCIMTEETALAKCPTEEGCYKAAQCKKDNASNNGSADGNSGGGAIIQSCPMCLVPFPAGFTQMDCDSHLAQCLSEMNEDITW